ACGGCGCAACAACCCAAATCCCCGACGATGCGGCTCTTGAACAAATTGCGGCACAACTCAACGCGCTCGACGTCGATGCGGCAGCACTTGTATTGATCAATGGCTACACCAACCCTTCAATTGAAAAAGAGCTGGCGCAGAAAATATCCGAAAAGACGAATGGGCTTTCCATTACATCTGCCGCAGCAATCTGGCCAGAAATCCGCGAATATGAACGCACACTGATCGCCTGTCTGAATGCCTATATCCAGCCATTAATGCAGCGCTATTTTGAAGGGCTGTCGACTGGCCTTGCTCGCGATGGCGTTTATGCTCCAATCCTCGTCACAGCCTCCAATGGCGGTTCCCTGAGCATAGGCTCCGCGCAGGAGCGTCCGGTCGAAACCATCCTCTCAGGACCAGCCTCCGGTGTCATGGCGGCCGCGCGCTTGGCTGCAACATCAGGCGTGCGCGCAATCATCACATTTGATATGGGTGGCACGTCGTCAGACATCGCCGTCGCACAAGATGGTTCTGCTGCGCTCGCCACCAAAACCGATATTGGCGGCTTGCCCCTGGTTTTGCCGGTTGTGGATGTCTCGGCCATCGGTGCAGGTGGCGGCTCAATCGTATGGGTCGACGATCATGGTGTGCTAAAAGTCGGCCCTCGCAGTGCTGGCGCAATGCCCGGCCCCATCTCTTACGGTCGCGGCGGCACAGAGCCAACCGTAACCGATTGTTATCTGACGCTTGGTTATATCGATCCAGCCGGTTTCCTTGGTGGACGTATGCAGCTTGAGAGCGAGCCTGCAGCTGCAGCTCTTGCCCAGATAGGCAATCGGATCGGATTTCACGGTGAGAATGCTGCTGCAGAAGCAGCCCAGGGGGCGCTTGCAGTCACCACGGCTGGCATGGCAACCGAACTCTATAAAACACTCGCAGCTCGAGGCCTTGATCCGGCAACGTTTGCACTCGTTCCATTTGGTGGCGCAGGCCCAACACATGCCAACATTTTGGCCGAAGAAGTGGGCATCGCCCGCATCGTCGTTCCTCCAGCAGCAGGAACATTCTGTGCATTGGGTGCAGTGGCAGCAGATTTACGGCGCGATTTCGTTCGCAGCCTGCGCAGAGAGCTTGATGAAGCGAGTGCCGCGACCCTTGCCGAAACATTCGAAACCCTTGCTGCCGAAGGAAATGACTGGCTGGATCAGGAAGGTGAACAAAGCAGTGGACGCCTTTTCGAAAAGGCTGCCGACATGCGTTATGTCGGACAGGCTTATGAACTGCGGGTGGCATTGAACGATGTAGACACAGACGTTCATGCCATTTCTGAGGCTTTTCACCACGAACATGAGCGCATCTATGGTTTCCGCGACAGCACAGCCGAAGTCGAACTGGGAACGGCCCGTCTCGCCGTTATCGGCGTCACGCCCGATCTCGCCGCGCAGGAATTTCCAACAGGCGACGGCAAGCCGGAGATCAAAGGCAGTCGCCGCTTGTTCCACAAAGGCGCATGGCTTGATGCAGATATTTATGACCGCCTCAGTTTCCGGGCAAATGATCAGGTCTGCGGTCCTGCAATTATCGAGCAGGATGATACCACCACTATTCTGCTACCGGGCTGGATAGCCAACTGCGACAAAGCAGGAAATCTGCATCTTGAAAGGCTGGCACAATGAAACTCAACCCAGTCACGCTTGCCATTCTCGGCAACAAGCTTGCAGCTATCAGCGAAGAAATGTGCCTGACGCTGCAGCGCACGGGCCGCACACTTTATGTCAAGGAAACTGCTGATTTTGCTTGTGCGCTTGCCGGGCTGGACGGACGCTTTTTCGCCTATCCACGTTCTATTGGTGTTTCAGGATTTGTGGGCCTTGAATGCGGGCCAACGATTGAAGCAGTGGGGGCGCTTGAACCTGGCGACGTCATCCTGACCAACGATCCCTATCGTTCAGAAGGTCTCGCCACACATCTGCCCGACCTTCATATGATCGAGCCCTATTTCCATGAGGGTCGCGTAGTTGCTTATGGCTGGTGTTTCGTACACTGCTCGGATGTCGGCGGACGTGTGCCATCCAGCATCTCCCCAATGAATACCGAAATCTTTCAGGAAGGTTTGCGTATTCCGCCAGTCAAACTGATGAAGCGCGGAGAAATGTCTCCTGAAGTATGCCTGTTTCTGGAGGCAAACAGCCGTACACCTGAAGCCAATATGGGCGATATTCGCGCCATGCTGGCAGCTCTTGCGGCCGGTCGTCGTCGCGTCGAACAGGCGATTGCCCAGCACGGAGCAGATGAGGTTTCGGTAGCCAGTACTGATCTTGTTTCATATGCAGCCGAAAAGGCGCGATCCGTTCTGCGAAAGGTTCCCTCTGGCTCCTATACGTTTTCAGATTATCTTGATGATGACGCAGCCGGTAATCTGCCTGTTCGCATCGCCCTGACCGTGACATTCGAAGACGGAGAAGTGCATCTGGATTTCACCGGAACTGATCCGCAAGTGGCCACCGCCATGAACATTCCTTCGCGCGGACGTCCCCATGCATGGCTGACACTCCGGGTGCTCGCATTGGTCAACACACTTGACCCAACTGCACCCCTAAATGTTGGCCTTCTCGATACGGTTCGGATAACCGCACCTGAGGGAAGTCTGGTCAATCCGCAGGAACCTGCCGCAACGGGTGTCCGTCATGCCGCCGCCATTCGCGTGAACGACGTGTTGAATGGTGCCTTCGGAAAAGCTTTGCCAGATGTCATGCCTGCTGCATCATCCGGCACGGTCATACCCGTTGTGATGGCGGAACCAGATGGCAAAGGCGGCCGACGTGTACAGGTCATCGAACCGATGATCGGCGGCACGGGCGCACGTTTTGGTCGCGATGGCGTTGATGGTCGAGACAGCGGCATCTCCAATCTCGCCAACAACCCCGTCGAAACGGTCGAAGCCGAGTTGGGCGTTGAAATCCTGCATTACAGTCTACGTCCCGATTCCGGTGGTCCCGGCCAGTGGCGCGGCGGGTGCGGCATGGAACTGACCTTTCGCGCATTGACCGATGACACCAACGTGCTCGGTCGAGGCATGGAGCGTCTGCTGTTCCGCCCATGGGGTTCCTACGGTGGCCAAGCAGGTCTGCCCGGCGCGTTGATAGTCAATCGCGGACGCCTTGATGAACGCAAGCTTGGTAAAATTGACGTACTCAACGTCAACGCAGGCGATACGGTGACCTTTCTGACCCCCGGCGCAGGTGGGTGGGGAAATCCACTTGAACGAGATCCTGACGCGGTGCTGCGTGACGTTCTGGATGGCTTCATTACACCCGACGCCGCTCATGCCGATTATGGCGTGGTAATACATGATGGCATGATCACTAATGACGCCACCGCCGCCCGTCGTCTAACGCTGTCAGAAAACAAGGCCGCTGATGGATTTGGTCCTGAGCGAAAGCACTGGGACGAAGTGTTTGAACCGGCTTTGATGGACAGCCTGAACCGTGCACTTGTGCAGCTTCCTGGATCGGTACGGCAGCGCCAGCGCAAAGCTGTATTCGACGCCGTTTTGCCTACCCTTCCCGAAGGTTTTCCAAAAACGAGGGCCGAAGCCGAGAACGCACATACAGCGCGTATAGCATTCCGGACAGCTGTCGAAAAACTCGTCGCAATTTCCAATTCCGAAAACGCCTGATTGTTCCAGATACGGAGTAACGCAATGACACTAATTACCAGACGAAATCTCCTCGGCTCGGGCGCGATGCTTGGTCTTGGTCTTACCGTAGGCGGGTTCCCACGCATCGCCAATGCGCAGGCCGCAAAAGAAATCACCGTGACGGCCTTTGGTGGCATATGGGAAGAAGCGGTTCGCAAATGCTTTGTTGCACCATTTGAAGCCAAGACCGGTGCAAAGGCCAATGTCTCGCTCGGTGGCCCGCCTCAATGGCTGGCGCAAGTCGAAGCGTCACCCACCAAGCCGCCAGTCGATGTGCTCATTATGACGCCAGACCTTGCTTTGTCCGCAACCAAATCAGGTCTGGTTGACGACTTTACAGTCGAAAAGCTGCCGAACCTCGCAAAAATCCCGCAGCAACTGACGGATTCAGTTGAAGGCAAAGGTACGCTGTTCGACTATGGTGTTGCGGGTATAACCTACAATAAAGACCGGGTGAAAAACCCTCCAAAGTCTTTCGCCGAGTTTGTCGACAGAGTTGCCGCTGGTGAGTTCGTCGCCTCGATCCCCTCCATCAGTTACGCCGTCACACCAATCATGCTGATCTGGGCCATGGCCAAGGCATTTGGCGGCGGTGCCGACAACGTCGATCCGTTCTTCAAGGCAGTTGAACGAATGAAGGATAATCTCATCTATTGGGCCGGACCGAATGATTTTTTCAATCATCTTTCTTCTGGCGAAGCCGATATCGGCATTTATTTCGATGGTCGCACTTGGAACCATTACGATGCCGGCGCAACCTGGATCGACTTCATCAACCCGGAAGAAGGCGGTTCACTCAATGGTTTGGCAGTCCAGAAGGCAAAAAATGCCAATCCGCTCGCCTGGAACTATATTAACGAAGTGCTCGACGCAGCCAACCAGACACAATTTGCCGAGATTATGAACTACGGCGTCACCAATGAGGACGTGGTTTACAGCGAAAAGCTCAAGCCGCGCATCACGCCGTGGCAGAAAACGGCCTTCCCGCCATATGAGCAAATTGCTCAAGTCCG
The genomic region above belongs to Ochrobactrum quorumnocens and contains:
- a CDS encoding hydantoinase/oxoprolinase family protein yields the protein MQKNGARIGIDVGGTFTDFVLFDPDRKSLIHYKEPSTPEDPSQALILGLQSLLSKADLGADQIDTIMHGTTIGLNAIIQRRGAKIALIVSEGYRDILEIARSRMPSSFDFHATKEEPLVPRHRIIEIGARLSANGATTQIPDDAALEQIAAQLNALDVDAAALVLINGYTNPSIEKELAQKISEKTNGLSITSAAAIWPEIREYERTLIACLNAYIQPLMQRYFEGLSTGLARDGVYAPILVTASNGGSLSIGSAQERPVETILSGPASGVMAAARLAATSGVRAIITFDMGGTSSDIAVAQDGSAALATKTDIGGLPLVLPVVDVSAIGAGGGSIVWVDDHGVLKVGPRSAGAMPGPISYGRGGTEPTVTDCYLTLGYIDPAGFLGGRMQLESEPAAAALAQIGNRIGFHGENAAAEAAQGALAVTTAGMATELYKTLAARGLDPATFALVPFGGAGPTHANILAEEVGIARIVVPPAAGTFCALGAVAADLRRDFVRSLRRELDEASAATLAETFETLAAEGNDWLDQEGEQSSGRLFEKAADMRYVGQAYELRVALNDVDTDVHAISEAFHHEHERIYGFRDSTAEVELGTARLAVIGVTPDLAAQEFPTGDGKPEIKGSRRLFHKGAWLDADIYDRLSFRANDQVCGPAIIEQDDTTTILLPGWIANCDKAGNLHLERLAQ
- a CDS encoding hydantoinase B/oxoprolinase family protein; its protein translation is MKLNPVTLAILGNKLAAISEEMCLTLQRTGRTLYVKETADFACALAGLDGRFFAYPRSIGVSGFVGLECGPTIEAVGALEPGDVILTNDPYRSEGLATHLPDLHMIEPYFHEGRVVAYGWCFVHCSDVGGRVPSSISPMNTEIFQEGLRIPPVKLMKRGEMSPEVCLFLEANSRTPEANMGDIRAMLAALAAGRRRVEQAIAQHGADEVSVASTDLVSYAAEKARSVLRKVPSGSYTFSDYLDDDAAGNLPVRIALTVTFEDGEVHLDFTGTDPQVATAMNIPSRGRPHAWLTLRVLALVNTLDPTAPLNVGLLDTVRITAPEGSLVNPQEPAATGVRHAAAIRVNDVLNGAFGKALPDVMPAASSGTVIPVVMAEPDGKGGRRVQVIEPMIGGTGARFGRDGVDGRDSGISNLANNPVETVEAELGVEILHYSLRPDSGGPGQWRGGCGMELTFRALTDDTNVLGRGMERLLFRPWGSYGGQAGLPGALIVNRGRLDERKLGKIDVLNVNAGDTVTFLTPGAGGWGNPLERDPDAVLRDVLDGFITPDAAHADYGVVIHDGMITNDATAARRLTLSENKAADGFGPERKHWDEVFEPALMDSLNRALVQLPGSVRQRQRKAVFDAVLPTLPEGFPKTRAEAENAHTARIAFRTAVEKLVAISNSENA
- a CDS encoding extracellular solute-binding protein yields the protein MTLITRRNLLGSGAMLGLGLTVGGFPRIANAQAAKEITVTAFGGIWEEAVRKCFVAPFEAKTGAKANVSLGGPPQWLAQVEASPTKPPVDVLIMTPDLALSATKSGLVDDFTVEKLPNLAKIPQQLTDSVEGKGTLFDYGVAGITYNKDRVKNPPKSFAEFVDRVAAGEFVASIPSISYAVTPIMLIWAMAKAFGGGADNVDPFFKAVERMKDNLIYWAGPNDFFNHLSSGEADIGIYFDGRTWNHYDAGATWIDFINPEEGGSLNGLAVQKAKNANPLAWNYINEVLDAANQTQFAEIMNYGVTNEDVVYSEKLKPRITPWQKTAFPPYEQIAQVRNQWVDRWNREIGQ